GAGCCGACCGGACGGCTCCGGACGGTCGCCGGCCCCGTCGCGCACCCAACAGATGCATTAGGCGGGTCGGCGAAGGACGGGCATGGCAAATCAGGACACCGCGACGCTCACGATCGAATCCGACGACGGCAGCGTGGACGAACTCGAGGTTCCGACAGGCCTGCTCGACATGCTCCGCGAGAGCGACGAGAGCGACCCCCAGATCGTCGGGGACATCGCCATGATCGGCCTGGCACAGCGCATCCACGGCGCGATCCACCACGCCCAGGGCGAACCGGGGCCGGAGATCGAGGCCGCCGAGGACGTGACGATGGACCTGTTCGAGGAGCGCTTCGGTCAGAGCTTCGCGGACATGACCGGCCACGACCACTGAGCGGCCCGGACTACCGAGTCGCCGGGCCGACCGGCCGCGCTTTTCACTCGACCGTCCACTGCAGCAGCGCGCCCTCGTCCAGTCGCTCCACCGTCTCGAGTTCCAGTTCGGGGAACTCGTCGGTGAAGCCGTCGCCGTCGGCGAGCGTCGGGGCGTCCCGGCCGCCGATCACTCTCGGGCCGACGAACGCTGAGAGTTCGTCGACCAGCCCGTCCCGGAAGAGCGAGAAGATGAGTTCGCCGCCGCCCTCGACCATGAGCTGCTCGACGCCCTCGCCTTCGAGTTTCCCGAGCGCCGTCGTCAGATTCACCTGGTCGTCCCCCGTGGCGATCACGGTCGCGCCCGCCGCCTCCATCTGCTCGACGAAGTCGTTCGGCGCGGCGCGGCTGACCAGCAGGTAGGTGTGAGCGGCGGCGTCCAGAACCGACGCGTCCGGCGGTGTTCGGACCCGGGAGTCGGCGACGACCCGGGCCGGGTTCGCCGACTCGCCACGCTCTTCGCGTTCCCGGCGGCGCTGCCCGCTCTTGACGGTCAGCGACGGGTCGTCGGCCAGCACCGTGCCGACGCCGACCATGACGGCGTCGCTGTCGGCCCGCAACCGGTCGACCCGGTCGAAGTCGTCCGGGCCGCTGATCTCGATCTGGGTCCGCTCCCGGGAGGAGAGCTTCCCGTCGGCACTCATCGCCGCGTTGACGACCACGCGCATACCCGGCGTTTCGGGCTGAGAACCAACCGTCTTACGGATGCCCGATCCCCGCACGGGCGCCCACGACACGATTTTTATCCCACCCTCCCGAAGGGCGGCTATGGAGTTAGAGGATCATGCCGAGGATCTCGCCTCCGACCTCGGCGTCGACAAAGAGGAGGTCAAATCCGACCTGGAGAACCTGGTGAGCTACAGCGTGCCGATCGACGAGGCCAAACAGAGCCTCCGGCGCAAATACGGCGACGGGTCGAGCGGGTCGACCGGCGCGCCGAGCGCCGTCTCGATCGCCGACGTGTCCACCGGCGACTCGAACGTCACCGTCACCGCGCGCGTGCTGACCGTCGGGAAGCGCCCGATCCACTACCGCGGCGAGGACCACGTCATCTTCGAGGGTGAACTCGCCGACGAGACCGGCAAGATCTCCTACACCGCCTGGGAGGACTTCGCCCTCGAACCCGGCGAGACCGTCGAACTCGGCAACGCCGGCGTCCGCGAGTGGGAGGGTAACCCCGAACTCAATCTCGGTGAGAGCACCTCCGTCTCCCGCGTCGACGAGGCTCTCGACGTCGACTACCCGGTCGGCGGCGACAGGGGTTTGGCCGACCTCTCACCCGGCGACCGCGGCGTGGACGTCGAGGTCCGGGTGATCGAGTGCGAGCGCAAGACCATCGACGGCCGCGACGGCGAGACCGAGATCCTCAGCGGGACGCTGGCAGACGAGACCGCCCGCCTGCCCTTCACCGACTGGGAGCCACGGGCCGAACTGGAAGACGGCGCGTCGGTCCGCGTCGAGAACGTCTACGTCCGGGAGTTCCGGGGCGTCCCGTCGGTGAACCTCTCGGAGTTCTCGCGGGCCAGCACGCTAGAGACCGCGGTCCAGGCCCGGGACGAACCCGAGCGATTGCCGATCCGCGAGGCCGTCGAGCGCGGCGGGGCCTACGACGTCGAACTCGTCGGCAACGTCATCTCGATCCGGGACGGCTCGGGACTCAT
Above is a genomic segment from Halorientalis sp. LT38 containing:
- a CDS encoding DUF7545 family protein, which gives rise to MANQDTATLTIESDDGSVDELEVPTGLLDMLRESDESDPQIVGDIAMIGLAQRIHGAIHHAQGEPGPEIEAAEDVTMDLFEERFGQSFADMTGHDH
- a CDS encoding 2,5-diamino-6-(ribosylamino)-4(3H)-pyrimidinone 5'-phosphate reductase, which translates into the protein MRVVVNAAMSADGKLSSRERTQIEISGPDDFDRVDRLRADSDAVMVGVGTVLADDPSLTVKSGQRRREREERGESANPARVVADSRVRTPPDASVLDAAAHTYLLVSRAAPNDFVEQMEAAGATVIATGDDQVNLTTALGKLEGEGVEQLMVEGGGELIFSLFRDGLVDELSAFVGPRVIGGRDAPTLADGDGFTDEFPELELETVERLDEGALLQWTVE
- a CDS encoding Single-stranded DNA binding protein codes for the protein MELEDHAEDLASDLGVDKEEVKSDLENLVSYSVPIDEAKQSLRRKYGDGSSGSTGAPSAVSIADVSTGDSNVTVTARVLTVGKRPIHYRGEDHVIFEGELADETGKISYTAWEDFALEPGETVELGNAGVREWEGNPELNLGESTSVSRVDEALDVDYPVGGDRGLADLSPGDRGVDVEVRVIECERKTIDGRDGETEILSGTLADETARLPFTDWEPRAELEDGASVRVENVYVREFRGVPSVNLSEFSRASTLETAVQARDEPERLPIREAVERGGAYDVELVGNVISIRDGSGLIERCPDCGRVIQKGQCRSHGAVEGEDDLRTKAILDDGTGTVTAVLDAELTAQVYGGGLEEAKDHARDEMDQSVVAEAIAEKVVGYEYAVRGSLSVDEYGANLDATSFARSADEPADRARDLLAEVDG